The proteins below come from a single Pseudomonadota bacterium genomic window:
- a CDS encoding flagellin — protein MSVVIASNLISLRLQTQIKRTVRELGSVYERLGSGLRINSAVDEPAGLALSNKLRSQSKLLAVSVRNANDGLSYVATADSGLAEITSLLERMSELANQGANSIYTLTQHSALQSEFEALGSEVERVAVVSQFNGFNTLNGSVDKTVQVGFTGDSSSTILISSVIATLADLSIGSAGALTYSLTGTSINDAVSASQLAVVALSSAIDQISLKRGVVGAASARLRSAINLLTVMRENTLAAESQIRDTDIAEDIAKLTRLNVLRQSQIALLAQANQYSTQVLKLLENS, from the coding sequence ATGTCTGTAGTTATCGCATCCAACCTAATTTCATTACGTCTACAAACCCAGATTAAGCGCACGGTACGCGAGCTCGGTTCGGTATACGAACGGCTGGGCTCGGGACTTAGAATTAACTCTGCTGTAGATGAGCCGGCTGGCCTGGCGTTGTCGAATAAACTGAGATCACAAAGCAAGTTGCTCGCCGTCTCTGTCAGAAACGCTAACGATGGGCTCTCATATGTAGCAACGGCTGATTCAGGCCTGGCAGAGATAACTAGCCTACTTGAGCGCATGTCGGAGCTTGCAAATCAGGGCGCAAACTCGATCTATACGTTAACACAACACTCCGCCCTGCAATCTGAATTTGAGGCTCTCGGCTCTGAAGTGGAGCGCGTGGCAGTGGTGTCCCAATTCAATGGATTTAATACGCTCAACGGAAGTGTCGATAAAACTGTTCAAGTAGGATTCACTGGCGATAGCTCCTCTACCATACTTATCTCATCCGTGATTGCGACCCTAGCAGATCTCAGCATCGGCTCCGCTGGTGCGCTGACATATTCCCTGACAGGTACCAGCATCAACGATGCGGTATCAGCCTCCCAGTTGGCCGTAGTTGCTCTAAGCTCAGCTATTGATCAGATTTCGCTCAAGCGCGGTGTTGTAGGGGCTGCAAGCGCAAGGCTACGATCGGCTATAAACCTGCTGACCGTTATGCGTGAAAACACCTTGGCAGCAGAGAGTCAGATTCGCGATACAGATATCGCCGAAGATATTGCAAAGCTAACCCGACTTAATGTGCTTCGGCAGTCTCAGATAGCCCTTCTGGCACAGGCGAATCAATACTCTACACAGGTCCTTAAGTTACTTGAAAACTCATAG
- a CDS encoding AAA family ATPase, translated as MTMNDNDHNNNEEATTAAKSFNFRLGKNAENAGPKTDGSELGVVNPNFHSEYKPDHIGFQSVGTPEELELKLADVGYHSLPFYAVQISLMLNTNVNSVKCILLEGPSGCGKSFMAKSLAKITGAELMCLSCFKGMNLQHLLEIPSTLGMVNAMAGKAITNTEELMNLGVISKAFLASQTKPVILLIDEIDKVEVGIDTFFLGPIQDARVWLESRPPIDANLNNLIIIFTKNFERTISEALLRRVHPLRMKFMDSSLERKVLAPHCSPKIADNLIRVADLMRASDGSYPFERPPAPEELLKAAHYMGHLLTWDLIDYAFIGKNLFYMLSKSEHDRIVFEQMMRDHPMFADPLIPDNRNATIEQIYARLGRWLLEGIIDDPDAKRRGKAYRPEKVGLTKFKDPEEMARRLAEVGYQCARFTATQMSLLLTTPSDRTRAMLLEGPSGCGKSFLAKCLAKITGADFMCLSCYQGMNTAHLIEVPSALAIASSMAGQEAAAKDKLMNLGILSRAFLKSQSQPVILLIDELDKVEGHIDTFFLGPIQDARIWLESRPPIDCNVDNLLIIFTKNFNRKLDDAFLRRVHPMKMAYIDSTLERRVLAKHCMPQLVNNLVWIAERMRCTEGTYQFERPPAPEELLSIGHYVQQMLDWKAADFAWIGKNVWAIIAKSEHDRAVMEHMLRFHPDFLDPLFMDGKSASIEVIYARLGRLVLQEIIDDPDRDKRERAWLEMEYV; from the coding sequence ATGACGATGAATGACAACGATCATAACAACAACGAAGAGGCAACAACTGCTGCTAAGAGCTTTAACTTTCGCCTTGGAAAGAATGCAGAGAATGCTGGGCCAAAGACCGATGGTAGCGAGCTTGGTGTCGTTAATCCAAACTTTCATTCCGAGTACAAGCCGGATCATATCGGCTTTCAGAGTGTCGGTACGCCTGAGGAGCTAGAGCTAAAACTAGCCGATGTTGGATACCACAGTCTGCCGTTCTATGCGGTTCAGATCTCACTGATGCTCAATACAAACGTCAACAGCGTAAAGTGCATACTGCTTGAGGGCCCCTCTGGTTGCGGTAAGAGCTTTATGGCTAAGTCACTGGCGAAAATTACCGGTGCTGAGTTGATGTGTCTTTCATGCTTTAAGGGCATGAACTTGCAACATCTGCTTGAGATCCCATCTACGCTCGGCATGGTAAATGCCATGGCTGGTAAGGCAATAACTAATACTGAAGAGTTGATGAACCTTGGAGTTATCTCTAAGGCGTTTCTTGCCTCTCAGACTAAGCCGGTTATCCTGCTAATCGATGAAATAGATAAGGTCGAGGTTGGTATCGATACCTTCTTCCTCGGACCTATTCAGGATGCGCGTGTATGGCTTGAATCGCGACCCCCAATTGATGCAAACCTTAATAATCTGATTATTATCTTCACAAAGAACTTTGAGCGTACTATCAGTGAGGCGCTACTTCGACGTGTGCACCCACTACGGATGAAGTTCATGGACTCGTCGCTTGAGAGAAAGGTTCTTGCGCCGCACTGCTCACCTAAGATCGCAGATAACCTTATTCGTGTTGCAGATCTGATGCGTGCGTCGGATGGAAGTTATCCATTCGAGCGCCCACCTGCGCCTGAGGAGCTGCTTAAGGCGGCACACTACATGGGGCATCTTCTGACCTGGGATCTGATCGACTATGCCTTTATAGGCAAGAACCTTTTCTACATGCTCTCGAAATCGGAGCACGATCGCATCGTATTTGAGCAGATGATGCGTGACCACCCGATGTTTGCCGATCCCCTTATCCCTGATAATCGCAACGCAACGATCGAACAGATCTATGCGCGTCTAGGACGATGGCTGCTTGAGGGCATCATCGACGATCCAGATGCCAAGCGTCGAGGCAAGGCGTATCGACCGGAAAAAGTAGGACTGACTAAGTTTAAAGATCCTGAGGAGATGGCTAGACGACTGGCAGAGGTCGGTTATCAGTGCGCCCGTTTTACAGCCACACAGATGTCGCTCCTGCTTACCACTCCCTCTGATAGAACACGCGCCATGTTGCTTGAGGGGCCATCGGGTTGCGGTAAGAGCTTCCTCGCCAAGTGCCTTGCCAAGATTACAGGGGCGGATTTTATGTGTCTTAGCTGTTATCAGGGCATGAATACAGCACATCTGATCGAGGTGCCTTCTGCACTTGCTATTGCATCCTCAATGGCAGGGCAAGAGGCGGCGGCAAAAGATAAACTCATGAACTTAGGAATTCTTTCACGAGCGTTCCTTAAATCACAGAGTCAGCCGGTTATTCTGTTAATCGACGAGCTTGATAAGGTCGAGGGTCATATCGATACATTCTTTCTTGGTCCGATTCAGGACGCGCGAATCTGGTTAGAGTCGCGACCGCCGATAGATTGTAACGTTGATAACCTTCTTATTATCTTTACTAAAAACTTCAATAGAAAGCTCGATGATGCCTTTCTGCGACGTGTTCATCCGATGAAGATGGCCTACATAGATTCGACCCTAGAGCGGCGCGTTCTTGCCAAGCACTGTATGCCGCAGCTTGTTAATAACCTGGTGTGGATTGCAGAGCGTATGCGTTGTACTGAGGGGACCTATCAGTTTGAGCGTCCGCCAGCACCTGAGGAGCTACTTTCTATAGGGCATTACGTGCAACAAATGTTGGATTGGAAGGCCGCAGATTTCGCATGGATCGGTAAGAACGTTTGGGCCATAATCGCAAAATCTGAACATGATCGAGCAGTTATGGAGCATATGCTGCGCTTTCACCCAGATTTCCTTGATCCGCTCTTTATGGACGGAAAAAGCGCCTCAATTGAGGTAATTTATGCCCGACTTGGCCGACTAGTACTTCAAGAGATCATTGATGATCCGGACCGAGACAAGCGCGAACGTGCTTGGTTAGAGATGGAGTACGTGTAA
- a CDS encoding glutathione peroxidase, whose product MRLLNYLYGGITARPKSSDARLYPQEAATSSREPSDFSCYAGQVVMIVNTASQCGFAKQYDDLEGLYQRYKEHGFTILGFPSNDFMGQEPKSDGEIQEFCRIRHGVTFPLFSKAAVKGGEKQSVFSFLTERGPTDLRGEVLWNFEKFLIDRDGRLIGRWRSYVSPTSRSIERGVARACGLA is encoded by the coding sequence ATGCGCTTATTAAACTATCTATATGGTGGAATAACAGCTAGGCCCAAGAGCTCTGATGCTAGGCTTTATCCGCAGGAGGCTGCGACTAGCTCAAGGGAGCCCTCGGACTTCTCATGCTACGCTGGCCAGGTCGTTATGATCGTTAATACGGCCTCTCAGTGCGGTTTCGCCAAGCAGTACGACGATCTGGAGGGGCTTTATCAAAGGTACAAGGAGCACGGTTTTACTATCCTAGGATTTCCTAGCAACGATTTTATGGGTCAGGAGCCCAAATCAGATGGTGAGATTCAGGAGTTTTGCCGGATACGCCACGGTGTAACCTTTCCACTCTTCTCTAAGGCAGCGGTCAAAGGAGGGGAGAAGCAGTCGGTTTTCTCATTCCTGACTGAACGGGGCCCAACCGATCTAAGGGGTGAGGTGCTCTGGAATTTTGAAAAGTTTCTGATCGATCGTGATGGTCGTTTAATCGGTCGATGGCGTTCCTACGTCTCTCCAACCTCGCGCAGTATTGAGCGGGGTGTGGCACGCGCCTGCGGCTTAGCGTAA
- a CDS encoding type IV secretory system conjugative DNA transfer family protein, translating into MLRTLEILLLQFIGWFYTLPQIMGLATLGVATIGCIFAQFFITGNTTLGKTFLPGALGLCFFVAEVFHFSSQEKAQAKISAVLSLLQEPHESIAPVPLLEPLLSILIAPAENRFIFEESLFIVFFGYLFLVARYSWGEYKKTGIILGDISLSSLVKETAKRPKRSMTNELGSGDLANTEQIAKWTKPSGKPGDTILYVNELRGSDGVSFNQAKLIIAREERNRHILIVAKTGGGKTTKFIKPILYNDCMDPQRSTIVIDAKPEMWQSLAAMTRKYNPSKQILLFNPLDTKRSLSWNILAKIEDDTDCKLIAQTVISATDLPQAKSDSPFFRNNALAILNSIMVGLLHDPKENLSMPRIHQIVQSGIKPLCDWLEAHPEAIRNTRAFVELARSGSQNADTIMSELSMRLSAWDLPAIRATTSVNELDIDDLIQKPTLFIVELRESEVEMLRPMANVIVVELLRFLTKRAERCPGVTLPRPVGLVIDEFASALGRLPDIHVKLNTLRSRNVSIVAAIQSTAQIKANYSDDADSVLAGFNTKIFMPALDQADSEWASKESGQMTIRFQTQSTGANRKMIEVFASKNDSTQEQVQQRAVLTPDEVGRPADNICSIFMPNTPVFQGHLIPFYKIPELLKPLTEFDKGDYELKLRTEEITYEEKPLEIAQSTTGAAPASGGLPAGISDTKGWSDTQIVDKLTEVKKSLEWDNTTGSARKWWEAFESENKTRTPLVLRLAEELQTRKATITEFFLAYVYSNTDNIQANLSYLDYSRLKKDEEKKKKEAAGKAVASNDDGKGGEPW; encoded by the coding sequence ATGCTGCGTACGCTTGAAATTCTGCTACTTCAATTTATCGGGTGGTTCTATACGCTCCCGCAGATCATGGGCCTAGCAACCCTTGGGGTAGCGACTATAGGCTGCATCTTTGCGCAGTTCTTCATCACCGGAAATACAACGCTCGGCAAGACCTTCTTACCAGGCGCCCTTGGACTCTGTTTCTTCGTGGCTGAGGTCTTTCACTTTTCATCACAAGAGAAGGCCCAGGCAAAGATCTCAGCCGTTCTCTCGCTCCTACAGGAGCCGCATGAATCGATAGCTCCAGTTCCCTTACTTGAGCCCCTTCTATCTATCCTAATCGCCCCCGCAGAGAATCGCTTTATATTTGAGGAGAGCCTCTTCATTGTCTTCTTCGGCTATCTATTCCTGGTAGCGCGCTATAGTTGGGGCGAATACAAGAAGACCGGCATTATCCTCGGAGATATCTCCCTCTCCTCGCTAGTCAAAGAGACTGCAAAACGCCCTAAAAGATCGATGACTAATGAGCTTGGCTCCGGTGACCTCGCCAATACTGAGCAGATCGCTAAGTGGACAAAGCCCAGCGGGAAACCTGGAGATACAATTCTCTACGTCAATGAGTTGCGCGGCAGTGATGGGGTCTCATTTAATCAGGCCAAACTAATTATCGCACGAGAGGAACGCAACCGTCACATCCTTATCGTAGCTAAAACCGGCGGAGGAAAAACAACCAAGTTCATCAAACCGATCCTGTACAACGATTGCATGGATCCGCAGCGCTCGACGATAGTCATAGATGCAAAGCCTGAGATGTGGCAATCGCTCGCTGCGATGACGAGAAAGTACAATCCTAGTAAGCAGATCTTGCTCTTTAATCCATTAGACACGAAACGCTCTCTAAGCTGGAATATCCTAGCTAAAATTGAGGACGATACGGACTGCAAACTAATTGCGCAGACCGTTATATCGGCAACAGATCTACCGCAGGCAAAATCAGACAGTCCATTCTTTCGTAACAACGCCCTGGCGATCCTTAACTCCATCATGGTTGGCCTGCTGCACGATCCGAAGGAGAACCTCTCGATGCCGAGGATCCATCAGATCGTTCAATCCGGTATAAAGCCGCTCTGCGACTGGCTAGAGGCGCATCCTGAAGCGATTAGAAATACCCGCGCCTTTGTTGAGCTAGCTCGCTCCGGCTCTCAGAACGCCGATACGATCATGTCCGAACTTAGTATGCGTCTAAGCGCCTGGGATCTCCCCGCTATCCGCGCAACAACCTCGGTTAACGAGCTCGATATTGATGACCTGATTCAGAAGCCTACCCTCTTTATCGTTGAGCTACGCGAGTCTGAGGTTGAGATGTTGCGCCCCATGGCGAACGTAATTGTAGTAGAGCTGCTGCGCTTCCTCACAAAACGTGCGGAGCGCTGCCCAGGTGTAACGCTACCAAGGCCGGTTGGATTAGTAATCGACGAGTTCGCAAGTGCCCTAGGTCGTCTTCCTGATATTCACGTCAAGCTCAATACCCTCCGTTCTCGTAACGTAAGTATTGTAGCGGCTATTCAATCTACCGCGCAGATCAAAGCTAACTATAGCGATGATGCAGACTCGGTGCTGGCGGGCTTTAATACCAAGATCTTTATGCCGGCCCTTGATCAAGCGGACTCCGAATGGGCCTCTAAGGAGAGCGGTCAGATGACGATCCGCTTTCAGACCCAGTCGACCGGAGCGAATAGAAAGATGATCGAGGTCTTCGCAAGTAAAAACGATAGTACTCAGGAGCAGGTTCAGCAGAGAGCGGTGCTAACACCCGATGAGGTCGGTCGACCAGCTGATAATATCTGCTCTATCTTTATGCCCAATACCCCGGTATTTCAGGGACACCTAATACCGTTCTACAAGATTCCTGAGCTCCTTAAGCCCCTCACTGAATTTGATAAGGGCGATTATGAGCTTAAGCTCCGCACTGAGGAGATCACGTACGAGGAGAAGCCACTTGAGATTGCACAATCAACCACTGGCGCGGCACCCGCATCAGGGGGATTACCCGCAGGTATCTCAGATACTAAGGGCTGGAGCGATACACAGATCGTGGACAAGCTTACTGAGGTTAAAAAGTCGCTTGAGTGGGATAATACAACCGGTAGCGCACGCAAGTGGTGGGAAGCCTTTGAGAGCGAGAACAAAACCCGCACACCGTTGGTGCTGCGTTTGGCTGAGGAGCTTCAGACCCGCAAAGCTACAATCACAGAATTCTTTTTAGCCTACGTCTACAGCAATACCGATAATATTCAGGCAAATCTAAGCTACCTCGACTACAGCCGCCTTAAGAAGGATGAGGAGAAGAAAAAGAAAGAGGCTGCAGGCAAAGCCGTAGCAAGTAACGACGATGGCAAGGGGGGCGAACCTTGGTAG
- a CDS encoding thiolase family protein, protein MSAAFIVDAVRTPRARRKGKFTTVHPVDLLTYPLNALCNRTQLAPELMEDLLVGCVTQAQEQAWCVGRAAVLAAGWPISVPATTINRLCGSGLQALNFAAQGVLAGQYDLVVAAGLEHMTRVPMFSDGGGETSPLLLKHHADLVQQGESAEILAERFKISRVDADTFALRSQTNAKLALEQGKFSKSMIAVPYRDDQGVEQVLSRDDNPRPETTLEGLATLKTVFKPDGIITAGNASAIVDGAAAILVASEAALSQHSLKARARIVAQISIGSPPRIMLTGPIEASRQALKRAGLSVQQIDLWEINEAFAPVPIMTMRELGIDPERVNVNGGGISLGHPLGATGAMLIGMAIDELERRHERYAMVTMCIGLGMGIATILERV, encoded by the coding sequence ATGAGCGCTGCCTTTATCGTCGATGCTGTCCGTACACCACGCGCGCGCAGAAAGGGGAAATTTACAACGGTTCATCCCGTTGACCTATTAACATACCCCTTAAATGCGCTCTGCAACCGGACACAGCTCGCGCCGGAGCTAATGGAGGACCTGCTCGTTGGCTGTGTAACGCAGGCTCAGGAGCAGGCCTGGTGCGTAGGAAGGGCCGCAGTTCTCGCTGCCGGTTGGCCGATCTCTGTTCCTGCAACAACTATCAATAGATTGTGCGGATCTGGTCTACAGGCCCTTAATTTTGCGGCTCAAGGCGTTCTGGCTGGACAATACGATCTAGTAGTCGCTGCTGGACTTGAGCACATGACACGTGTTCCGATGTTTAGCGATGGTGGCGGAGAGACAAGTCCCCTCTTGCTTAAGCACCATGCAGACCTTGTTCAGCAGGGCGAATCTGCCGAGATCCTAGCTGAACGTTTCAAGATCTCGCGGGTTGATGCAGATACCTTTGCGCTACGCTCACAAACTAATGCCAAGCTCGCACTCGAACAGGGTAAGTTCTCTAAGAGCATGATAGCAGTGCCCTACAGAGATGATCAGGGCGTTGAACAGGTATTAAGCAGAGATGATAATCCCCGTCCTGAAACGACGCTTGAGGGGTTGGCAACTCTTAAGACGGTTTTCAAACCGGATGGAATTATTACCGCCGGCAACGCCTCTGCTATTGTCGACGGCGCGGCTGCGATCTTGGTTGCAAGCGAAGCAGCGCTCTCTCAGCACTCACTTAAAGCGCGAGCTCGTATCGTGGCTCAAATATCAATAGGATCTCCACCGCGCATTATGTTAACTGGCCCAATTGAAGCCTCTCGTCAGGCGCTAAAAAGAGCCGGACTATCGGTACAACAGATCGATCTCTGGGAGATAAACGAAGCTTTTGCTCCTGTACCGATTATGACGATGCGTGAGCTAGGGATAGATCCTGAGCGGGTCAACGTAAATGGCGGAGGGATCTCACTTGGCCACCCCCTCGGCGCAACGGGTGCCATGCTAATAGGCATGGCGATTGATGAGTTAGAGCGGCGTCACGAGCGCTATGCCATGGTGACGATGTGCATCGGGCTAGGCATGGGAATTGCGACTATCCTGGAGCGAGTATAG
- a CDS encoding OmpA family protein, translated as MNYCSLLRGLSRAATLSTIGTILLTVGCSMPQSGPDKTIGATILGAGWGAGAGAIIGNQVDASGGGVAVGAGVGAAAGLLMGAGWDLSESAQLDQNRQLASLRVQSTTNQIELEKIQARLDSTTETDPVGGVYQVFFDEDQTNLRLGAFSGLEQVAEAIKASSMVTAVNVAGHTDDTGNAEYNERLAQTRASEVGSYLASRGISLSQLKINGYSASRPIATNKTSGGRQLNRRVEVYISR; from the coding sequence ATGAATTATTGCTCGCTCCTTAGGGGGCTATCTCGCGCAGCTACTCTTTCCACCATTGGAACTATCCTACTAACGGTCGGTTGCTCAATGCCGCAATCAGGTCCCGATAAAACCATCGGAGCCACTATTCTCGGCGCCGGCTGGGGCGCTGGTGCCGGTGCCATTATCGGCAATCAGGTTGATGCTAGTGGTGGTGGTGTTGCAGTTGGTGCCGGAGTAGGCGCAGCGGCAGGGCTCCTTATGGGTGCCGGCTGGGATCTATCAGAAAGCGCTCAACTTGATCAGAATCGACAACTGGCGTCACTGCGAGTTCAGAGCACGACGAACCAGATAGAACTTGAGAAGATTCAGGCGCGCCTCGATAGCACAACTGAAACCGACCCAGTTGGCGGTGTCTATCAGGTCTTCTTTGATGAGGATCAAACGAACTTAAGACTTGGGGCTTTCTCAGGTCTTGAGCAGGTGGCTGAGGCTATAAAGGCGAGCTCTATGGTAACGGCCGTTAACGTAGCCGGTCATACGGATGACACAGGTAACGCAGAATATAACGAACGGCTAGCCCAGACACGCGCCTCAGAGGTTGGTAGCTATCTTGCCTCACGGGGTATCTCGTTAAGTCAGCTCAAAATTAACGGCTACTCAGCAAGTCGCCCAATTGCAACTAATAAGACCTCCGGGGGGCGTCAACTTAACCGTCGGGTTGAGGTATATATTTCTCGGTAG
- the lnt gene encoding apolipoprotein N-acyltransferase, which yields MIGWLLSLLAAATIVAAWWTPGSVECAALGWSSVALFVASLQAPNRRIMRAFVAGAITYAGGFYWLYGTIKDFGGFPTVAAIAIFALFVFGSAVQFIIWGFVWQRLPHFIIRLGLRSAVAWLIAHHFWIKIFPWDFGHTQIAFLPLAQIADITGVTGITFLMMWLVEALVARRSVGALPRITACATFIAAIMYGVYAQDVIERLAGTPLKTFLIQGNVSLHKKHNMQYFTVNREQYLKISARVAEKDSLIIWPESTITEFIPANLENAYSSAVLPFLNNGSAFLIGGLTYRSKAEYFNSSILIRPDGTLDTPYNKMILMPFGEYTPLSSLLPWLQDINSTAGQFTPGSNPSVLSFTLSNGSQIKLSPLICYEDILPSIARDATVLGAQLLINQTNDAWFGDSVAPYQHHMIAAFRAIENRRFLLRSTNTGVTAVVDPLGRTLASLLPFTEGVLPMEIQLLSYSTIFTTYPIYLVWWGLAVLFVLLALRPQKRSQQIHL from the coding sequence GTGATAGGCTGGCTGCTCTCATTATTAGCGGCGGCGACCATAGTTGCTGCCTGGTGGACCCCAGGCTCGGTCGAATGTGCCGCCTTAGGCTGGAGCTCTGTAGCTCTTTTTGTAGCGTCGCTGCAGGCCCCTAATAGACGAATCATGCGCGCCTTCGTAGCTGGGGCGATTACCTATGCCGGTGGTTTCTACTGGCTCTACGGTACAATTAAGGATTTCGGTGGATTTCCGACCGTTGCGGCAATCGCTATATTTGCCCTCTTTGTGTTTGGAAGTGCTGTACAGTTTATTATCTGGGGCTTTGTTTGGCAGCGCCTGCCGCATTTTATTATCCGCCTAGGACTGCGCAGCGCTGTTGCATGGCTGATAGCGCATCATTTTTGGATTAAGATCTTTCCCTGGGATTTTGGACATACCCAGATCGCCTTTCTTCCCCTGGCACAGATCGCCGATATCACTGGGGTAACCGGCATTACTTTTTTGATGATGTGGCTGGTTGAAGCCTTGGTAGCCCGAAGATCAGTCGGAGCGCTCCCCCGTATAACTGCCTGCGCTACATTTATAGCTGCTATTATGTACGGCGTGTATGCCCAAGACGTTATCGAAAGGCTAGCGGGAACTCCACTTAAAACGTTCCTTATTCAGGGCAACGTCTCACTGCACAAAAAGCATAATATGCAGTACTTCACCGTTAATCGCGAGCAGTACCTAAAAATAAGCGCGCGCGTTGCAGAGAAGGACTCACTTATAATCTGGCCAGAATCGACTATCACTGAATTTATTCCTGCTAACCTAGAGAACGCGTACTCTAGCGCAGTACTACCGTTTCTAAATAATGGCTCGGCGTTTCTAATAGGGGGGCTTACCTATCGATCGAAAGCGGAGTACTTCAATAGCTCTATCCTGATTCGCCCCGATGGAACCCTCGATACCCCTTATAACAAGATGATCCTTATGCCGTTCGGAGAGTACACTCCGCTTAGCTCCCTATTGCCCTGGTTGCAGGATATAAACTCAACGGCGGGCCAGTTCACACCAGGAAGTAATCCCTCTGTGCTCTCATTTACGCTCTCAAACGGCTCTCAGATAAAGTTATCGCCGCTCATCTGCTACGAAGATATATTACCCTCAATTGCCCGTGATGCAACCGTGCTGGGAGCTCAACTTCTTATCAATCAAACCAACGACGCCTGGTTCGGAGACTCCGTTGCTCCGTATCAACACCATATGATCGCGGCCTTTCGTGCCATAGAGAACAGGCGGTTTCTTTTGCGCTCAACTAATACCGGAGTGACCGCGGTGGTCGATCCACTTGGGAGAACTTTGGCCTCACTCCTGCCCTTTACCGAGGGTGTTTTACCTATGGAGATACAGTTACTTTCCTATAGTACTATTTTCACCACTTACCCTATCTACCTAGTTTGGTGGGGGTTGGCGGTTCTGTTTGTACTGTTAGCTCTGCGGCCCCAGAAGCGCTCGCAACAAATTCACTTGTGA
- the eno gene encoding phosphopyruvate hydratase — MKSSAIASITAYECLDSRGFPTVAATVTLQNGAQGSAMVPSGASTGEYEALELRDGDEARYLGKGVLRAVENIKEKIAPVVAGHDVLELASLDRKLIDLDGTEMKSRLGANAILGVSLAAAHAGANFLGIPLFRYIGGANARRLPLPLVNVINGGAHAANLLDFQEFMIVPHMSSTFFENIRCASEVFHALKKNLKKKGLSTGIGDEGGFAPDLAGPTEALEALIESITDAGYEPGVDVSIALDVAASEFYDDTKKRYIFKKSTKEEYSSADLVELYAGWTKKYPLISIEDGLDENDWDGWRLMTEKLGATVQLVGDDLFVTNVKRLADGINQGIGNAILIKLNQIGTVTETLEAINLAHQNGYRSVMSHRSGETEDTSIADLAVATGAGQIKTGSVCRSERTAKYNRLLWIETFLEGSSICENPFA; from the coding sequence ATGAAATCCAGCGCTATCGCATCCATTACAGCTTATGAGTGTCTAGACTCTCGTGGTTTTCCTACTGTAGCCGCTACCGTCACTCTACAAAACGGAGCGCAGGGGTCCGCAATGGTTCCCTCGGGAGCCTCGACCGGAGAGTACGAGGCGCTTGAGCTACGAGATGGTGATGAAGCTCGCTACCTTGGCAAGGGTGTCCTAAGGGCCGTTGAGAACATCAAGGAGAAGATAGCTCCAGTTGTTGCCGGACACGACGTGCTTGAGCTCGCAAGTCTCGATCGCAAACTTATAGATCTCGACGGCACTGAGATGAAAAGTCGCCTCGGAGCAAATGCGATCCTGGGGGTCAGCCTTGCGGCGGCCCATGCCGGGGCAAATTTCCTCGGAATTCCGCTCTTTCGTTATATCGGAGGCGCAAACGCTCGGCGTCTTCCCCTACCACTTGTGAATGTTATTAACGGCGGAGCGCACGCTGCGAACCTTCTTGATTTTCAAGAGTTTATGATAGTGCCTCACATGTCCTCGACCTTCTTTGAGAATATCAGGTGCGCTTCAGAGGTTTTTCACGCACTTAAAAAGAACCTAAAAAAGAAGGGGCTCTCAACCGGTATCGGCGATGAGGGCGGCTTTGCTCCCGACCTAGCCGGACCAACGGAGGCGCTTGAGGCGCTGATCGAATCAATTACCGATGCCGGCTATGAGCCCGGTGTTGACGTGTCGATCGCACTCGATGTCGCAGCCAGTGAGTTCTACGACGATACTAAGAAACGCTACATATTTAAGAAGAGCACCAAGGAGGAGTACTCCTCGGCAGACCTGGTGGAGCTATACGCAGGCTGGACCAAGAAGTACCCACTGATCAGCATTGAGGACGGCCTTGATGAAAATGATTGGGATGGTTGGCGTCTAATGACCGAGAAACTAGGCGCAACTGTACAGCTAGTTGGTGACGATCTCTTCGTTACAAACGTTAAGCGCTTAGCTGATGGTATCAACCAGGGTATCGGCAATGCCATACTGATTAAGCTTAATCAGATCGGAACCGTTACAGAGACCCTTGAGGCTATAAATCTCGCTCACCAGAACGGCTATCGTTCAGTTATGTCGCATCGTTCAGGCGAGACCGAGGACACCTCAATAGCTGACCTAGCTGTTGCAACGGGCGCAGGGCAGATAAAAACCGGCTCAGTTTGTCGTAGTGAGCGCACAGCGAAGTATAACCGACTACTGTGGATCGAGACCTTCCTAGAGGGTTCCTCAATCTGTGAGAATCCGTTCGCGTGA